A window of the Cannabis sativa cultivar Pink pepper isolate KNU-18-1 chromosome X, ASM2916894v1, whole genome shotgun sequence genome harbors these coding sequences:
- the LOC133032588 gene encoding uncharacterized protein LOC133032588 — MHPGSCIKSHLLMMNLKFQKANLLGIDLSREQWVQLILNSLPPENNEFVISYMINNSNSSDMDKLEAELRAHERNLIAMGPPGFAINNRRKRTRYEGSSKTASSSTIIRHNLLCSIFNGKGHHEERCPRLLNNSNEVA; from the exons atgcatcctggtagttgcattaaatcgcacctgttgatgatgaatctgaagttccaaaaggcaaatctactgggaattgatttatcaagagaacaatgggtccaacttatcctcaatagtcttcctccggagaaTAATGAATTTGtaatctcttacatgatcaacaattctaactcctccgacatggacaagctcgaagcagaattacgggcccatgaacggaacttgattgcaatgggtccccctgggtttgcaatcaataatcgaaggaaaaggactaggtatgaaggatctagcaaaactgcttcttcaagtacaattatcagacataatcttctatgttcgatttttaatggaaagggtcatcatgaagaacgatgtcccaggcttctaaacaattcaaacgaag ttgcttga